One Paenibacillus sp. FSL H7-0737 DNA segment encodes these proteins:
- a CDS encoding LysR family transcriptional regulator, whose translation MEFLQLQYFRVVARLEHMTNAAKELNVSQPSLSNSIQRLEKTLGVPLFERQGRNLKLNEFGKTYLRRVEQAFLELDEGQHELTDMAGLEHGVISIAVTLPYVLPTLLKEFLTLHPHVRIIQRQLGSALEMRNDLESAVIDFCISSTPVTGPDIEWFTLAEEELCLSVPKNHRFANRESISLIEAAGENFISLSSRSNFREITDAFCRQAGFEPLIAFELEEVSAVQTLVEMGLGITFTLPLALSRRSKNTEIVQLKITDPFCQRTFGIAWSRKHFLSQAAIQFQKFVVDFFSKPHEYS comes from the coding sequence ATGGAATTCCTTCAGCTTCAATATTTCCGTGTAGTTGCTCGTCTTGAGCACATGACTAATGCCGCCAAAGAATTAAATGTATCTCAACCCTCACTTAGCAATTCCATCCAACGTTTAGAGAAAACCTTAGGTGTTCCCTTATTTGAACGCCAAGGCAGAAATTTAAAATTGAACGAATTCGGAAAAACATATCTTCGTCGTGTGGAGCAAGCATTTCTGGAACTGGATGAAGGTCAGCATGAGCTCACGGATATGGCTGGACTTGAACATGGAGTAATATCTATAGCAGTAACACTACCCTATGTATTGCCCACTTTACTAAAAGAGTTTCTTACCCTTCACCCGCACGTTCGGATCATTCAGCGTCAGCTTGGCTCAGCATTAGAAATGAGAAACGATCTGGAGAGTGCGGTGATTGATTTTTGCATATCTTCGACACCTGTCACCGGACCAGACATCGAATGGTTTACCTTAGCAGAAGAGGAATTATGTTTAAGTGTGCCTAAGAATCATCGTTTTGCCAATCGCGAGAGTATTTCCTTGATTGAAGCTGCTGGTGAGAATTTCATTTCTTTGTCTTCTAGATCTAATTTCCGTGAAATTACAGATGCATTTTGCCGTCAAGCTGGATTTGAACCGCTAATTGCTTTCGAGCTCGAAGAAGTAAGTGCCGTTCAAACCTTAGTTGAGATGGGGCTGGGTATCACCTTTACTCTCCCTTTAGCCTTAAGCAGGAGAAGTAAAAACACAGAAATCGTTCAATTGAAAATAACCGATCCGTTTTGTCAGCGCACTTTTGGCATCGCTTGGAGCAGAAAACACTTTTTATCACAAGCGGCTATACAATTCCAGAAATTTGTTGTGGATTTTTTTAGTAAACCTCATGAGTATAGTTAA
- a CDS encoding MFS transporter — MIREKIWTRNFIVVCLSSFFMFLTFYILATAFPLYVKESLHGNQQQMGLAITIYVLGGVLIRPFSGQWVDKFGKKKMAVIGLVLFLLACIGYFGANGIVLFLVIRFIHGMSYAVASTATSTIASTLIPFSRQGEGIGYFSMFMSIAMVIGPALGLFLWKDENIHVLLLGVCVIAALSLLFTLGVRMPKEEKDTVKEAVKEPVKIRKGLRWSDVIEPKALPISLVGFTLAFSYSSLSGFIASFTKEINQSQLTGYFFVAFAIMIVLFRPLIGKVFDKYNEHILIYPGILIFAVGLLSLSQAKSGFMLMFSGIIMGVGYGALMPCFQTLALKLADKERRGSANGTFFLLFDLGYGAGSYIMGVVASYTDYRMMYEVAGFVTLISVAVYYLLHHLPQSKLRVQKSKADVA; from the coding sequence GTGATTAGAGAGAAGATATGGACCCGGAATTTTATTGTTGTTTGTTTGAGTAGTTTTTTTATGTTTCTGACCTTTTACATTCTGGCGACTGCATTCCCGTTATACGTGAAGGAAAGCTTGCACGGGAATCAGCAGCAAATGGGGTTAGCCATTACCATCTATGTCCTCGGAGGTGTATTGATCCGTCCTTTTTCAGGACAATGGGTTGATAAATTCGGTAAAAAGAAAATGGCGGTTATTGGGCTGGTCTTATTTCTACTCGCCTGTATAGGATACTTCGGAGCTAATGGAATTGTATTGTTTCTGGTGATTCGTTTCATTCACGGTATGAGTTATGCGGTTGCCTCGACAGCGACAAGTACAATAGCTTCCACGTTAATCCCTTTCTCACGCCAAGGAGAAGGTATCGGTTATTTTAGTATGTTTATGAGCATTGCGATGGTCATTGGACCAGCTTTGGGTCTTTTTCTATGGAAAGATGAGAACATTCATGTATTGCTGTTAGGTGTATGTGTGATTGCTGCGCTTTCGCTGTTATTCACATTAGGCGTTCGTATGCCCAAAGAAGAGAAGGATACGGTTAAAGAAGCCGTTAAGGAACCTGTGAAGATCCGAAAGGGTCTTCGCTGGAGTGACGTCATTGAACCCAAAGCACTGCCCATCTCGCTTGTTGGATTTACGCTTGCGTTCTCCTATAGTTCTTTATCTGGTTTTATCGCTTCTTTTACAAAAGAAATTAACCAATCACAGCTTACTGGTTATTTTTTTGTGGCCTTTGCGATTATGATTGTGCTGTTTCGACCGCTAATCGGTAAAGTATTCGATAAATATAATGAACATATTCTCATTTATCCCGGAATTCTGATCTTCGCTGTAGGTCTGCTTAGCTTAAGTCAAGCTAAATCCGGATTCATGCTGATGTTCTCAGGCATCATCATGGGGGTTGGGTATGGCGCACTTATGCCATGCTTTCAGACGCTTGCACTTAAATTAGCCGATAAAGAACGTAGAGGAAGCGCCAATGGAACCTTTTTCTTGTTATTTGATTTGGGGTATGGAGCGGGTTCTTATATTATGGGTGTAGTTGCTTCTTATACAGATTACCGTATGATGTACGAAGTTGCAGGGTTCGTGACGCTTATCTCAGTTGCTGTATACTATTTGCTTCATCACCTACCTCAATCTAAGCTTCGCGTTCAAAAATCTAAAGCTGACGTTGCATAA
- a CDS encoding NUDIX hydrolase, translating into MTTIIDKIAWIHIENGQVLCARSKGKDMYYLPGGKREAGETDEETLVREIEEEISVQIKTETVSYFGTFEAEAHGKAEGVTVKMTCYIADYEGTLMPASEIEELSWLSYKDRDRVSVVTRIIFDQLYEKNLLS; encoded by the coding sequence ATGACTACAATCATTGATAAAATCGCCTGGATTCATATCGAGAATGGACAAGTCTTATGTGCGCGTTCCAAAGGGAAAGATATGTATTATTTACCGGGAGGAAAAAGAGAAGCCGGAGAAACAGACGAAGAGACGCTCGTGCGCGAAATCGAGGAAGAGATTTCTGTTCAGATCAAGACAGAGACTGTTTCTTATTTTGGAACGTTTGAGGCAGAAGCTCATGGGAAAGCAGAGGGTGTTACAGTCAAAATGACCTGTTATATTGCGGATTATGAAGGGACATTAATGCCAGCGTCCGAAATCGAGGAATTATCTTGGTTAAGCTATAAGGATCGGGATCGCGTGTCTGTTGTTACCCGAATTATTTTTGATCAATTGTATGAGAAGAATTTGCTCTCATAA
- a CDS encoding DMT family transporter translates to MRGIIFAFLAGACITLQGVSNARISQDIGTWQAATITQLTGFIMSFLILLFVRDGKRGGFKQVKPLYLIGGAFAAVIIFSEVTAIQQIGVTFTISSLLIAQLCLTFLIDIKGWFGMEKRKMRLPQFIGIGLMIAGVVILKF, encoded by the coding sequence ATGAGAGGAATTATATTTGCATTTTTAGCGGGGGCTTGTATTACGCTACAGGGCGTGTCAAATGCTCGAATTAGTCAAGATATCGGGACTTGGCAGGCGGCTACAATTACACAATTAACAGGGTTCATCATGTCCTTTCTCATTCTTTTGTTCGTTAGAGATGGGAAAAGGGGAGGCTTTAAGCAAGTGAAACCCTTATATTTGATCGGTGGCGCTTTTGCGGCTGTTATTATTTTTAGTGAAGTAACGGCCATTCAGCAAATTGGTGTTACGTTTACGATATCCTCATTGTTGATTGCTCAGCTATGTCTGACGTTCTTAATTGATATTAAAGGCTGGTTTGGAATGGAAAAGAGAAAAATGAGACTGCCGCAGTTCATCGGCATCGGGTTGATGATCGCTGGCGTAGTGATACTGAAATTCTAA
- a CDS encoding DMT family transporter, which produces MIIGLILALIAGSLVSLQNIFNTKVNEKVGSWATTTLVLGMGFLASFIMSLIVEGNRIFTLRNMEPWYWISGLIGVGVVICLVQGTKRLGPTYAISIVLISQLGFALLWDSLGWLGLEKVPFTWKQLVGVIVIVGGILVFKLGGERETQKAV; this is translated from the coding sequence ATGATTATTGGTTTGATATTAGCGCTTATCGCGGGATCACTAGTGAGTCTGCAAAATATATTTAATACAAAAGTTAATGAAAAGGTTGGATCTTGGGCCACGACAACTTTAGTGTTAGGGATGGGATTCCTAGCTTCATTTATCATGAGTCTTATCGTTGAAGGAAACCGTATATTTACTTTGAGAAATATGGAGCCTTGGTATTGGATCAGTGGTTTGATCGGGGTTGGGGTAGTAATATGCCTTGTGCAAGGTACTAAGCGGTTGGGCCCTACGTATGCGATTTCGATCGTATTAATCTCTCAGCTTGGGTTTGCACTGCTCTGGGATTCACTAGGCTGGTTAGGGCTTGAAAAGGTTCCTTTTACTTGGAAGCAGTTGGTCGGAGTGATTGTTATTGTTGGAGGTATTCTCGTGTTTAAGCTAGGTGGTGAACGGGAGACGCAGAAGGCGGTTTAA
- a CDS encoding iron-sulfur cluster biosynthesis family protein → MFIQLNSQTIEKLEKSLGERPGYFKLFFDTEGCGCNGVIVIQVISEPHATDIEVQKEPFTFFVDRQQESLFDEQMRLEADENYPSFRLSSDSSLLGSNIRVKDIR, encoded by the coding sequence ATGTTCATACAATTGAACTCCCAAACTATTGAAAAGTTAGAAAAAAGCCTTGGTGAACGACCAGGATATTTTAAATTATTCTTCGATACAGAGGGCTGTGGTTGTAATGGCGTGATCGTAATTCAGGTCATTAGTGAACCTCATGCTACAGATATTGAAGTTCAGAAAGAGCCTTTTACTTTTTTTGTTGACCGGCAACAGGAGTCTTTATTTGATGAACAGATGCGACTTGAAGCAGATGAGAATTACCCGTCATTCCGATTAAGTAGTGATTCGAGTCTGTTAGGAAGTAATATTCGTGTAAAAGATATTCGTTAG
- a CDS encoding PadR family transcriptional regulator gives MLNPEKVLKKYVPMTETAFYILLSLDEPRHGYGIVKHVEKITKARLLLGSGTVYGTLTKMQKDGMITVFADEERKTVYERTDIGMLILATEINRLKELHENATKYGGDIDDYQNI, from the coding sequence ATGTTGAACCCTGAGAAAGTATTGAAGAAATACGTACCCATGACTGAAACAGCATTCTATATTCTTTTATCCTTAGATGAACCACGTCATGGATATGGAATAGTGAAGCATGTGGAGAAAATCACGAAAGCACGTCTTTTGTTAGGTTCAGGTACAGTTTATGGCACGTTAACGAAGATGCAAAAAGATGGGATGATTACTGTTTTTGCTGATGAAGAGAGAAAAACAGTTTACGAAAGAACAGACATAGGGATGCTAATTCTTGCTACGGAGATTAATAGACTTAAAGAGCTACATGAGAATGCTACAAAATATGGAGGTGACATAGATGATTATCAAAATATTTAG
- a CDS encoding DUF2812 domain-containing protein, with amino-acid sequence MIIKIFRPLWSYDVQKTEEWLASMAQKGYELIRINRLTRYFYFQQGEPKAANYRIVFDKVPNQSLSKGLLNFGWTKVLQSGKWVVTMNRLPLEQIRALPDREGIVKHNKKIMYIFMGILIYLMVALLNVILISTIALSVSKSGHFNVFNGPFGFIPATALGLSIILCIFTVYSLITLNKTNQRLTGEFIQPNKQNGQGTSPLKDRLSKNEEKRLKSSGQLVLKWKIGWMYSPDRLEEWLEGMEEKGYNLYSVGKTGTAFYFKKGKPRKMCYCADLQNTADTNYFNIHTDSGWICLYHSSSWSQKWVLWGQEYVPGKAKPQIYSDKLNHLKLARRIALTYSAMFLPLTILYMYIIGLNVRLSTYSNLDRLQIINMILYAILILMFGSYVSRTWLYYNRLRKHHQ; translated from the coding sequence ATGATTATCAAAATATTTAGACCCCTTTGGAGTTATGATGTTCAGAAAACTGAAGAATGGTTAGCTTCTATGGCCCAAAAAGGCTACGAACTTATCCGAATCAACCGTTTAACTAGATATTTTTACTTTCAGCAGGGCGAACCGAAAGCAGCAAACTATCGAATCGTATTCGATAAAGTTCCCAACCAATCCCTCTCTAAGGGTCTATTAAATTTCGGATGGACGAAGGTGTTACAGAGCGGCAAATGGGTTGTGACGATGAATCGGCTGCCTTTAGAACAGATTAGAGCTCTCCCTGATCGAGAGGGAATCGTAAAGCATAACAAGAAGATCATGTATATTTTTATGGGGATATTGATTTATTTAATGGTTGCATTACTCAATGTAATTTTAATAAGTACTATAGCATTGAGTGTTTCCAAGTCTGGTCATTTTAATGTCTTCAACGGACCTTTTGGTTTTATTCCCGCTACTGCATTAGGGCTTAGCATTATCTTATGCATTTTCACCGTATATTCGCTGATCACATTAAACAAGACGAACCAAAGATTAACAGGGGAATTCATACAACCAAACAAGCAAAATGGTCAGGGGACATCCCCTCTGAAAGACAGGTTAAGTAAGAATGAAGAGAAGCGTTTGAAAAGTTCAGGTCAACTTGTTTTGAAGTGGAAGATTGGATGGATGTATTCGCCGGATCGGCTTGAAGAGTGGCTAGAGGGAATGGAAGAAAAGGGATATAATCTGTACAGCGTTGGCAAAACAGGAACTGCCTTTTATTTTAAAAAAGGGAAGCCTCGTAAGATGTGTTATTGTGCGGACTTACAAAATACTGCTGATACCAATTACTTCAACATTCATACGGATTCTGGCTGGATATGCCTGTATCATTCGAGTTCATGGAGTCAGAAATGGGTTTTATGGGGCCAAGAATATGTACCAGGTAAAGCCAAACCGCAAATATACAGCGATAAGTTAAATCACTTGAAACTAGCTAGACGTATAGCTTTAACGTATTCTGCTATGTTCTTACCCCTCACTATTTTATATATGTATATCATTGGTTTAAATGTAAGATTATCGACTTATTCTAACCTGGATCGATTGCAGATCATAAATATGATCTTGTACGCAATCTTAATTCTAATGTTTGGATCATATGTTAGTCGGACTTGGCTATATTACAACCGACTTCGTAAACATCATCAATAA
- a CDS encoding class I SAM-dependent methyltransferase, giving the protein MQQNIYDNPEFFQMYKNLRESRITYNDFIEQPAIRGLLPDLQDLNVLDLGCGFGEMANYMIDNNASQVTGVVISEKMLAMARKRPEIRYIQGSMEEIEFNRNEFDLVVSSLAFHYVEDYKTLISRISEWIKPNGYLVFSTEHPVVLSNKIQSGWVKDSDQNILHWPIDNYGEEGLRSQFWGIDGVIKYHRKLSTLLNTLIQNGLTIEGIVEPESSLEGLEKMPKLINERRRPSFLIIKARKTVIRGQ; this is encoded by the coding sequence ATGCAACAGAACATTTATGACAACCCTGAGTTTTTTCAAATGTATAAGAACTTAAGGGAGTCAAGAATTACATACAATGACTTTATTGAACAACCTGCAATAAGAGGGTTACTTCCAGACCTACAGGATTTAAATGTTCTCGATCTGGGTTGTGGTTTTGGTGAAATGGCAAACTATATGATTGATAACAATGCTTCACAGGTAACAGGTGTAGTTATATCAGAGAAGATGTTAGCTATGGCAAGGAAACGACCTGAGATCCGTTATATACAGGGCTCAATGGAAGAAATCGAATTTAATCGAAATGAATTTGATTTGGTTGTAAGTTCGTTAGCTTTTCATTATGTCGAGGATTATAAAACACTCATTAGTAGGATTTCAGAATGGATTAAACCCAATGGTTACTTGGTATTCTCAACAGAGCATCCTGTTGTTTTATCAAATAAGATTCAAAGTGGGTGGGTTAAAGATTCCGATCAAAATATCCTACATTGGCCCATTGATAATTATGGAGAAGAAGGTCTCAGATCACAGTTTTGGGGAATCGATGGTGTCATAAAATATCATAGAAAACTTTCAACATTACTTAATACTTTGATCCAAAATGGACTGACTATTGAAGGAATTGTTGAACCTGAATCCAGCCTTGAGGGTCTTGAGAAGATGCCCAAATTAATAAATGAAAGAAGGAGACCTTCATTTTTAATAATTAAGGCTAGAAAAACAGTTATACGTGGACAGTAA
- a CDS encoding GNAT family N-acetyltransferase: MHEIPHEDYYKVKPLLQGEHIHPETLSVIEGNNPGWIFVDHLTAPKSALVWSQGIEGFYLIGDHTNQAFIHALDSYVTDHIVPRMKELGMEHFEVSGQHDEWNLELMFPSRKLYPFEQIVFKLLHKPPTTQTNGTRTINLKMLDWENSDLKNIEFVHENIDLFWSSKEDFAEKGYGYAAVEGSEIMGVCYSSFVTQDTHAIGIETLPKYQKQGVGTHLATLVVEDVLANGFIPYWDCSTDNEASKKSALRLGFQQIHQYKCGAFAI; this comes from the coding sequence ATGCATGAAATACCTCATGAGGATTATTATAAAGTGAAGCCACTACTTCAAGGCGAGCATATCCATCCCGAAACTCTCTCTGTGATTGAAGGCAATAATCCTGGTTGGATCTTTGTCGATCACCTTACAGCACCAAAGAGTGCGTTAGTATGGAGTCAGGGGATTGAAGGGTTTTATCTTATCGGTGATCACACCAATCAAGCCTTTATCCATGCACTGGACAGTTATGTAACAGATCATATTGTACCTAGAATGAAGGAACTCGGGATGGAACATTTCGAAGTTTCTGGTCAACATGATGAATGGAATCTGGAATTGATGTTTCCTTCTAGGAAGCTATATCCGTTTGAACAGATAGTGTTCAAGTTACTTCACAAGCCGCCTACGACGCAGACTAATGGGACTAGAACTATAAATCTTAAAATGCTGGATTGGGAGAACTCAGATCTAAAGAATATAGAATTTGTACATGAAAATATTGATTTATTCTGGTCATCGAAAGAAGACTTTGCTGAAAAAGGCTACGGATATGCTGCAGTTGAGGGATCTGAAATTATGGGGGTGTGTTATTCTAGTTTTGTTACACAGGATACACACGCAATCGGAATTGAAACCCTTCCTAAATATCAAAAACAAGGAGTGGGGACACATTTAGCAACGCTAGTTGTTGAAGATGTGCTCGCCAATGGCTTTATTCCTTACTGGGATTGTTCTACTGATAATGAAGCTTCGAAAAAATCGGCACTACGGCTAGGGTTTCAACAGATACATCAATATAAGTGTGGTGCTTTTGCAATATAA
- a CDS encoding response regulator transcription factor: MKIFLVEDDRTIASGLEYSLQQDHFETLLCYDATSAKAVLSEQLSELTLCIFDLSLPDGSGYELCKIVKAQSDIPVIFLTAIDDEVNVVMGLDMGADDYITKPFRIRELLSRIKSVLRRYNKQAQTQSNIELENIRINTLEGKVYKNGDEVLLTALEYRLLLIFANHVGQVLSRNQLLERIWDVAGEFVNDNTLSVYIKRLREKLEDNPQEPTLIKTVRGLGYKVGD, from the coding sequence ATGAAAATTTTTCTTGTCGAGGACGATAGAACGATAGCATCAGGACTTGAATATTCATTACAGCAGGATCATTTTGAAACCCTTCTATGTTATGACGCCACCTCAGCCAAAGCGGTGTTATCTGAGCAGTTATCAGAGCTCACCTTATGCATCTTTGATCTCTCACTGCCGGATGGCAGCGGTTATGAATTGTGCAAGATCGTGAAAGCGCAAAGTGATATACCGGTAATTTTTTTAACGGCGATTGATGATGAGGTCAACGTGGTGATGGGACTCGATATGGGGGCAGATGATTACATAACCAAGCCTTTTCGGATTCGGGAGCTGCTATCGCGGATTAAATCCGTCTTAAGGAGATATAACAAGCAGGCTCAGACCCAATCCAATATCGAATTAGAGAATATACGGATTAACACGCTTGAAGGAAAGGTTTATAAGAACGGCGATGAAGTGCTATTGACCGCATTAGAATATCGATTATTACTGATCTTTGCTAACCATGTTGGTCAGGTTCTCTCAAGAAATCAATTGTTAGAACGGATTTGGGATGTGGCAGGTGAATTCGTGAACGACAATACATTATCGGTTTACATAAAAAGACTTAGGGAAAAGTTAGAAGATAACCCCCAAGAACCAACGCTGATCAAAACAGTTCGAGGGTTGGGTTACAAGGTAGGTGATTAG
- a CDS encoding sensor histidine kinase, whose protein sequence is MLRNREFRWLLFTMCLISLVATAVATFISLEAVGLTAGTSALLIACSVLFTRWRYGEIEKLSGYLRQISSGNYSLDVRDNQEGELSILKNDIYKVTLMLSEQSAQLQEDKMKLTNAISDISHQLKTPLTSMTVMADLLSDPELHTEKRMEFTRKITIQLERIGWLVSSLLKFSKIDAGTIHFKKDLVLVNKLVQKSLEPMLIPMDIKEQRILIDGDDSTTFTGDLNWITEAIINILKNCVEHTPAGGEISISFAENALFTEIIITDNGKGIPKAELPYIFKRFYKGKNASEDSVGIGLALAQSIITGQNGTIDVKSEVGKGTQFQIKFYKQVI, encoded by the coding sequence ATGCTTCGTAATAGAGAATTTAGATGGTTATTGTTTACGATGTGCTTGATCAGTCTTGTGGCTACAGCGGTGGCGACATTTATATCGTTAGAGGCGGTAGGGCTCACAGCTGGGACTTCAGCTTTGCTTATAGCTTGCAGTGTATTGTTTACCCGCTGGAGATATGGTGAAATTGAAAAGCTCTCAGGGTATCTACGCCAAATCAGTAGTGGGAATTATTCGCTCGATGTTCGTGATAATCAGGAAGGTGAGCTTAGTATCCTGAAGAATGACATTTATAAAGTGACGCTGATGTTATCCGAGCAGAGTGCGCAATTACAAGAAGATAAAATGAAGCTCACCAATGCGATTTCGGATATCTCTCATCAGCTCAAAACCCCGCTTACTTCCATGACTGTGATGGCAGATTTATTAAGTGATCCTGAGCTGCACACTGAGAAGAGAATGGAGTTTACCCGGAAAATTACGATCCAGCTCGAACGAATTGGCTGGCTAGTCTCCTCTTTATTAAAATTCTCCAAGATCGATGCAGGAACCATTCATTTTAAAAAAGATCTTGTTCTGGTGAACAAGCTAGTTCAAAAATCTTTGGAGCCCATGTTAATTCCAATGGATATTAAAGAACAACGGATCTTGATTGATGGAGATGATAGCACCACATTTACGGGCGATCTCAATTGGATAACTGAGGCGATCATTAATATTCTGAAAAACTGTGTAGAGCACACACCTGCTGGGGGAGAAATTTCTATTTCTTTTGCAGAAAATGCACTGTTTACGGAAATTATCATTACAGATAACGGCAAAGGAATCCCAAAGGCAGAGCTCCCCTATATCTTCAAACGATTCTATAAAGGTAAGAATGCAAGCGAAGATAGTGTAGGGATTGGACTTGCCTTGGCACAAAGCATTATCACAGGACAAAACGGAACGATCGATGTGAAGAGTGAAGTGGGAAAAGGTACACAATTTCAGATTAAATTTTATAAGCAAGTCATTTAA
- a CDS encoding ABC transporter ATP-binding protein: protein MDILKIEHLSKTYGKGETAVKALDDVSFSIKKGEFVAIIGPSGSGKSTILHLLGGVDRPTSGKVFVDNTDIYKLNETQLAIFRRRQIGLIYQFYNLIPVLTVEENITLPLLLDQHKVDKKQFADTVKALNLENRLNHLPNQLSGGQQQRVSIGRALISNPAIMLADEPTGNLDSKNSGEIIDLLKMFNKTYNQTLIVITHDERIALQADRVITIEDGRIAKDEVIRP, encoded by the coding sequence ATGGACATTTTAAAGATTGAACATCTGTCTAAAACATATGGAAAAGGCGAAACAGCGGTAAAGGCACTGGATGATGTATCTTTTTCGATTAAAAAAGGGGAATTCGTAGCGATTATCGGGCCATCTGGCTCCGGGAAATCGACCATTCTACACTTATTAGGCGGAGTGGATAGACCGACAAGCGGCAAAGTATTCGTAGATAACACGGATATTTATAAATTGAATGAAACACAGCTGGCGATCTTTAGACGCAGACAAATTGGGCTGATTTATCAATTCTATAATCTTATACCGGTGTTAACGGTCGAAGAGAACATCACACTTCCTTTACTCCTTGATCAGCACAAGGTAGATAAGAAACAATTTGCGGATACTGTAAAGGCGTTAAATTTGGAGAATCGCTTAAATCATCTCCCGAATCAGCTCTCAGGCGGGCAACAACAGCGGGTCTCTATTGGTAGAGCGTTAATTAGTAATCCCGCAATCATGCTGGCAGATGAGCCAACCGGTAATCTGGATAGTAAGAACAGTGGTGAAATTATAGATTTATTAAAAATGTTTAATAAAACCTATAATCAAACACTGATTGTCATTACTCATGATGAACGGATTGCATTACAAGCGGATAGAGTGATTACCATTGAAGATGGAAGGATCGCCAAAGATGAGGTGATTCGTCCGTGA